The following proteins come from a genomic window of Panicum hallii strain FIL2 chromosome 8, PHallii_v3.1, whole genome shotgun sequence:
- the LOC112903768 gene encoding uncharacterized protein LOC112903768: protein MGGERFGEAPNAMENGGWEESLVKFVIDGDFTPLPESSLRSAIKESYFKGKFSPELTSTQVEKLSSLFQPITLLPESSPPHDVDNWPPAPASQSSPPAPASPPLHKWTHSPEVAAEDKAHPGAVSTAAASPAGFIFMCSGTTKSDCYRHRVLGLPRGRLEAVSRIQHGAALFLYEFDTKHLYGPYHADSDGGVDLVPGAFRGHFPAQVKFMIDGDFMPVPESSLRSAIKENYFKGKFSPELTATQVEKLRALFKPITSLPQSSSADMMLITGPLPLLFCRLQHSRHSHLLMHIIQLPMLLLRLLIQLPMLPLRLLI, encoded by the exons ATGGGTGGCGAGCGGTTTGGTGAGGCGCCTAATGCTATGGAGAATGGTGGTTGGGAGGAGTCATTG GTTAAATTTGTGATTGATGGTGATTTCACGCCGCTCCCTGAGAGTAGCCTAAGAAGTGCTATAAAGGAGAGCTATTTCAAAGGGAAGTTCAGCCCAGAGCTTACCTCTACACAA GTTGAGAAATTGAGCTCATTGTTTCAGCCAATTACTTTGCTTCCGGAATCATCACCCCCACATGATGTTGATAACTGGCCCCCTGCTCCT GCGAGCCAGTCCTCACCTCCCGCCCCCGCCTCCCCACCGCTGCACAAGTGGACACACTCCCCAGAGGTGGCAGCAGAGGACAAAGCCCACCCTGGAGCTGTCTCCACCGCCGCTGCGTCACCCGCAGGGTTCATCTTCATGTGCAGCGGCACAACGAAGTCCGACTGCTACCGCCACCGGGTGCTGGGCCTGCCGCGGGGGAGACTGGAGGCCGTCTCCCGGATCCAACACGGGGCAGCGCTCTTCCTCTACGAATTCGACACCAAGCACCTCTACGGGCCCTACCACGCTGACTCAGACGGTGGGGTTGACCTTGTTCCCGGTGCCTTCCGTGGCCACTTCCCTGCACAG GTTAAATTTATGATCGATGGTGATTTCATGCCCGTTCCTGAGAGTAGCCTAAGAAGTGCTATAAAGGAGAACTATTTCAAAGGAAAGTTTAGCCCGGAGCTTACCGCTACACAA GTTGAGAAACTGAGAGCATTATTTAAGCCAATTACTTCGCTTCCACAATCGTCATCAGCAGACATGATGTTGATAACTGGCCCCCTGCCCCTGCTTTTCTGCCGCCTCCAGCACTCCCGGCACAGCCACCTGCTTATGCACATTATCCAACTGCCTATGTTGCTCCTCCGGCTGCTCATCCAACTGCCTATGTTGCCCCTCCGGCTGCTCATTTAA